From Thalassococcus sp. S3, one genomic window encodes:
- a CDS encoding long-chain-fatty-acid--CoA ligase: protein MQITSVLRRAAQVNPQGAATIFKDRQQSWLNLLDRVARLAGALQHVGMKPGDRVALLSLNSDRFIEYFFATVWGGGAMMPMNIRWAPPECAYALNDAGAGILLVDDAFVEAVSAFQTEVSGLKTLIYCGDGDTPEGMLNYEDLIASAVPVPDAGRSGDDLAGIFYTGGTTGFPKGVMLSHTNFYVGGISNSETLDAKDGTVYLHAAPMFHIADLLWFMAITFAAGTHVVIPAFTPEATLEAIATHRPSHVLLVPVMLQMVLHSDAMKGADTSSLKLIAYGASPITEGLLKEAFEAFPGVRFLQAFGQTELSPVATILGPEYHVIDGPNAGRLRAAGRATRVCEIRIVDAEGAEVPRGEVGEIAVKGPITMLGYWNKPEITAKTLRDGWVHTGDAGYMDDEGFVFLMDRIKDMIISGGENVYSAEVENALSQHPAVATSAVIGIPHEKWGESVHAIVILHPGASATPQDLMDHCHTRIAGYKCPRSVEFRTEPFPLSGANKVLKTELRKPFWDDQDRQIS, encoded by the coding sequence ATGCAGATCACGTCCGTCCTGCGCCGCGCGGCGCAGGTGAACCCGCAGGGTGCAGCCACGATTTTCAAGGACCGCCAGCAAAGCTGGTTGAACCTGCTCGACCGCGTCGCGCGGCTGGCGGGTGCCTTGCAGCACGTGGGTATGAAACCGGGTGATCGGGTGGCGCTGCTGTCACTGAATTCCGACCGGTTCATTGAATATTTCTTTGCCACCGTCTGGGGCGGCGGGGCGATGATGCCGATGAATATCCGCTGGGCGCCCCCGGAATGCGCCTATGCACTGAACGATGCGGGGGCCGGGATCCTGCTGGTGGACGACGCCTTCGTCGAAGCGGTGAGCGCGTTTCAGACAGAGGTGAGCGGATTGAAAACGCTGATCTATTGCGGTGACGGTGACACGCCCGAGGGCATGCTGAACTATGAAGACCTGATCGCGAGCGCCGTCCCCGTGCCGGATGCCGGGCGCAGCGGGGACGATCTGGCCGGCATCTTCTATACCGGTGGGACGACCGGATTTCCCAAGGGTGTGATGCTAAGCCACACGAATTTCTACGTGGGCGGCATCTCCAATTCCGAAACGCTCGATGCCAAGGACGGCACGGTTTATCTGCATGCGGCGCCCATGTTCCATATCGCCGATCTGCTGTGGTTCATGGCAATCACCTTCGCCGCCGGCACCCATGTTGTGATCCCCGCCTTCACCCCCGAAGCGACGCTGGAAGCCATCGCAACTCACCGCCCGTCTCATGTGTTGCTGGTGCCGGTGATGCTGCAGATGGTGCTGCACAGCGACGCGATGAAAGGGGCTGACACCTCTTCGCTCAAACTCATCGCCTATGGGGCCTCGCCGATCACGGAGGGCCTTTTGAAAGAAGCATTCGAAGCCTTTCCGGGCGTGCGCTTCCTGCAGGCCTTCGGGCAAACCGAGCTGAGCCCGGTCGCCACCATTCTCGGCCCGGAATATCACGTCATCGACGGGCCGAACGCGGGCCGCCTGCGTGCGGCGGGTCGGGCCACGCGGGTCTGTGAAATCCGGATCGTGGATGCGGAGGGGGCCGAGGTGCCGCGTGGCGAGGTCGGAGAGATCGCGGTAAAGGGCCCGATCACCATGCTGGGTTATTGGAACAAGCCAGAGATCACCGCGAAGACTCTGCGCGACGGATGGGTTCACACGGGCGATGCGGGCTACATGGACGACGAAGGCTTTGTCTTCCTGATGGACCGGATCAAGGACATGATCATCTCGGGCGGCGAGAATGTCTATTCGGCTGAGGTGGAAAATGCCCTCTCGCAACATCCCGCTGTTGCGACCAGCGCCGTGATCGGCATACCGCATGAAAAATGGGGGGAAAGCGTGCACGCGATCGTGATCCTTCATCCGGGCGCATCGGCGACACCGCAAGACTTGATGGATCACTGCCATACGCGGATCGCAGGCTATAAGTGCCCCCGCAGCGTAGAGTTCAGAACCGAACCCTTTCCCCTTTCGGGCGCGAACAAGGTCCTGAAGACGGAGCTTCGCAAACCCTTCTGGGACGATCAGGATCGACAGATCTCCTGA
- a CDS encoding NAD kinase — protein MTQKIAFMASPAPVAQTARAALIGRYGDADPENADVIVALGGDGFMLQTLHGTQDLPAPVYGMNRGTIGFLMNSYSETDLRDRLAAAEQEIINPLSLRAMDQAGTLHEALAINEVSLLRAGPQAAKLRITVDGRLRLQELVCDGALVSTPAGSTAYNYSAHGPILPIGADVLALTAVAAFRPRRWRGALLPKTAHVRFDVLEPEKRPVMAEGDSHSFANVDWVEIRSEPAISHRILFDPGHGLEERLIAEQFT, from the coding sequence ATGACACAGAAAATCGCGTTTATGGCGAGCCCGGCACCGGTGGCGCAGACCGCCCGCGCGGCTTTGATCGGACGATACGGGGATGCCGACCCCGAAAACGCGGATGTGATCGTTGCGCTGGGGGGCGACGGCTTCATGCTCCAGACGCTGCACGGCACGCAGGATCTGCCGGCGCCGGTCTACGGTATGAACCGCGGGACCATCGGCTTTTTGATGAATAGCTATAGCGAGACGGATCTGCGGGATCGTCTTGCCGCTGCGGAGCAAGAGATCATCAATCCGCTGTCCTTGCGCGCCATGGATCAGGCCGGCACGCTGCACGAGGCACTTGCGATCAACGAGGTCTCGCTGCTGCGCGCCGGGCCCCAGGCCGCGAAACTGCGCATCACCGTTGACGGACGGCTGCGCCTGCAAGAGCTGGTTTGCGATGGCGCGCTCGTCTCCACCCCTGCCGGATCGACCGCATACAATTATTCGGCACATGGGCCGATCCTACCGATTGGCGCCGACGTTCTGGCGCTGACGGCGGTGGCTGCCTTTCGCCCGCGGCGGTGGCGTGGCGCATTGCTGCCCAAAACCGCCCATGTCCGGTTTGATGTGCTGGAACCCGAAAAGCGCCCGGTTATGGCCGAAGGAGACTCCCATTCCTTTGCCAATGTCGACTGGGTCGAGATACGGTCGGAGCCCGCGATCAGCCATCGTATCCTCTTTGACCCCGGGCATGGTCTGGAAGAGCGATTGATTGCAGAGCAATTCACGTGA